A window of Candidatus Aegiribacteria sp. contains these coding sequences:
- a CDS encoding diguanylate cyclase, producing the protein MHGNKSVIIADSDAGLLQVFGKVLRLEGFEVIICTTGMEVIARANVSTPSLIVCGYFLPMLDGLKTCRYLKREPSTSEVPFLLLTPGLDAYLQQRAEWAGADSVKELPIRPEEFVALCRSLAESAPSNADYSIKRDSPPDRETILEKLCGYLENRVNRLEATWNLTEELGRTMSVREIFRRMANGILTGLSFDRVWLTRYLEQTDELVTEVARGRNLTDVPDSIHVRDYSDLPVGVAIRELVQVKSKDIDLPDERLWWAGSTNYIDTPLVSAGRPIGLIRCDRFLTGRKIEKTDYEALRHYAVHAAEAILNAMILEDVTDEREQMSAIMNSLDSGILVVDNSGILLQVTSRACELFGKNMDTLKGKQVKDVLPVLTSSKEDAFFKALHEEKSVLNRQVHVGKAGTDDIVLNVSYLPFQRAGRFAGIVIMVNNVTESYTLRENLRKKNEELETISVIGRELNSTQDLDKICKEVVKALRRFFPSEAVAVFLAEGSRENLIPNSVKVASTAGYDRETDPEGLIIKIKQPSAIGSIIPEDSISKGAVASAITNRKAINIKQVREDGRYFENLTGTRSELSVPMIVQDRVVGAFDIQSPAPARFTHESERTIVALANHAATAVENAMLHSRILSLARRDKLTGLGNLRFFEEKLEEEFMRTDRSNFPFSLIMMDIDDFKNYNDSWGHPMGNTLLKTVVKAMNSAIREVDVLIRYGGEEFVCILPFTGEQEAAEIAERIRKKVAESSYVIPHSEQQPRGKVSISLGVSTYLTDVGDRNMLLKYADQRMYMAKRAGKNKVVAPALGNCQFAG; encoded by the coding sequence ATGCATGGGAATAAAAGTGTAATAATCGCTGACAGCGATGCTGGACTACTCCAGGTTTTCGGGAAAGTACTCAGGCTCGAAGGGTTCGAGGTTATAATCTGTACGACCGGAATGGAGGTAATTGCCAGAGCAAACGTCTCCACGCCATCCCTTATAGTCTGTGGGTATTTCCTTCCCATGCTTGATGGTTTAAAAACATGCCGATACTTAAAAAGGGAACCTTCAACCTCGGAGGTTCCCTTTCTTCTTTTAACACCGGGACTCGACGCCTATCTTCAGCAGAGGGCTGAATGGGCGGGAGCTGACAGCGTTAAGGAACTCCCTATCCGGCCCGAGGAGTTCGTTGCTCTCTGCAGGTCACTTGCAGAAAGCGCACCCTCGAACGCTGATTACAGCATAAAAAGAGACAGTCCGCCAGATAGAGAAACCATTCTCGAAAAACTCTGCGGTTACCTTGAGAACAGAGTTAACAGGCTTGAGGCTACATGGAATCTCACAGAGGAACTGGGAAGAACAATGAGTGTCCGGGAGATCTTCAGAAGGATGGCAAATGGTATTCTCACCGGATTGAGCTTTGACAGAGTCTGGTTAACCAGATACCTGGAACAGACAGATGAGCTTGTAACTGAAGTCGCAAGGGGAAGAAATCTCACGGATGTTCCGGATTCCATTCATGTGCGGGACTACTCTGATCTTCCGGTCGGGGTAGCAATCAGGGAGCTCGTTCAGGTTAAATCAAAGGATATCGATCTGCCGGACGAAAGACTATGGTGGGCAGGATCAACTAACTACATCGATACTCCCCTGGTATCAGCAGGACGGCCCATAGGTCTTATTAGATGTGACAGATTTCTTACAGGTCGAAAGATCGAGAAAACGGATTATGAAGCCCTGAGGCACTACGCTGTTCATGCTGCGGAGGCGATTCTCAACGCGATGATTCTCGAGGATGTTACAGATGAACGGGAACAGATGTCAGCCATTATGAACAGCCTTGATTCAGGCATACTTGTAGTTGATAATTCGGGCATTCTTCTGCAGGTGACATCAAGGGCATGTGAACTATTCGGCAAGAATATGGATACCCTGAAGGGGAAGCAGGTGAAGGATGTGCTGCCTGTTCTTACTTCAAGCAAGGAAGACGCGTTTTTCAAGGCACTGCACGAGGAAAAATCTGTTCTGAATAGACAGGTACACGTTGGAAAAGCCGGTACAGATGATATCGTTCTGAATGTCAGTTACCTTCCCTTTCAACGAGCGGGTCGTTTCGCGGGAATCGTTATCATGGTAAACAACGTTACCGAAAGTTATACATTAAGGGAGAACCTGAGAAAGAAAAACGAGGAGCTGGAGACCATCTCAGTGATTGGAAGAGAGCTGAATTCGACTCAGGACCTTGATAAAATCTGCAAGGAGGTTGTTAAAGCTCTTCGAAGGTTCTTTCCTTCTGAAGCAGTAGCAGTATTTCTGGCGGAAGGAAGCAGGGAAAACCTGATCCCCAATTCTGTAAAAGTTGCGTCAACCGCCGGGTACGACCGCGAAACTGATCCGGAGGGTTTGATCATCAAGATAAAACAACCTTCCGCAATTGGCAGTATCATACCTGAAGACAGCATTTCGAAGGGCGCGGTGGCAAGTGCTATAACCAACAGGAAGGCTATCAACATCAAGCAGGTTCGTGAAGATGGAAGGTACTTTGAAAACCTTACCGGAACCAGAAGCGAATTATCTGTTCCCATGATAGTCCAGGACAGAGTTGTCGGTGCTTTTGATATACAAAGCCCGGCACCGGCCAGATTTACTCATGAGTCGGAAAGAACCATCGTTGCGCTGGCCAACCATGCGGCTACCGCAGTTGAAAACGCGATGCTTCATTCAAGAATACTCAGTCTTGCCCGAAGGGACAAACTCACCGGACTGGGTAATCTCCGTTTCTTCGAAGAGAAGCTTGAAGAGGAATTCATGAGAACGGACAGGTCGAATTTCCCCTTCTCTCTTATCATGATGGATATAGATGATTTTAAAAATTACAATGATTCCTGGGGTCATCCCATGGGTAATACACTGCTGAAAACTGTCGTGAAAGCAATGAATAGCGCAATAAGAGAAGTGGATGTGCTTATACGGTATGGCGGAGAGGAATTCGTTTGCATACTTCCTTTTACGGGTGAGCAGGAAGCTGCCGAAATAGCTGAACGGATTCGTAAGAAAGTTGCTGAATCATCGTACGTTATACCACATTCGGAACAGCAGCCCCGGGGTAAAGTGAGTATCAGCCTTGGTGTGTCCACTTACCTTACGGATGTGGGAGACCGGAACATGCTGCTAAAATACGCAGATCAAAGAATGTATATGGCCAAGCGAGCCGGTAAGAACAAGGTTGTGGCTCCAGCTCTCGGAAACTGCCAGTTCGCTGGATAG
- a CDS encoding T9SS type A sorting domain-containing protein — MPVISPTFLVCPNPFRSSTTIWINQESDTNIEVTIFNTAGRLIRTISPEEDRDDNIYPVAWDGIDENGSLITHGIYFIRSRIGNTCQTVPVVFMR; from the coding sequence ATCCCAGTCATCTCGCCGACATTTCTTGTTTGTCCGAATCCTTTCCGGAGTTCAACCACGATATGGATCAATCAGGAATCTGATACGAATATAGAAGTTACTATTTTCAATACAGCTGGACGTCTTATCCGGACAATCTCACCGGAGGAAGACAGGGATGACAACATCTATCCGGTTGCCTGGGATGGAATCGATGAGAACGGTTCTCTTATCACACACGGGATTTATTTCATCAGATCACGGATAGGAAATACTTGCCAGACTGTTCCTGTCGTATTCATGAGGTAG
- a CDS encoding T9SS type A sorting domain-containing protein, whose translation MTGLGWNGTKLYASTTYSSYNGCYTFNFYSTYFSNKADYIFDFWGPEKGYDIAYLNGDIWMAVDNSTSPIRCYEKASGGVLDAIPASIGIGSDVHGVTCETGTDAPYLWVSNQTTDELYRINLFTGIADDDKPLLSNLRLSCSTNPFYSSVVITGNDFFGASILEIYDVTGRILESVSFSGTYTWNATGIPDGAYFVNVSDCEGNREFLKLLKL comes from the coding sequence GTGACGGGACTCGGCTGGAACGGCACGAAACTCTATGCAAGCACCACTTATTCAAGTTATAACGGATGCTACACTTTTAACTTCTACAGCACATACTTCTCAAACAAAGCTGATTACATATTCGACTTCTGGGGTCCAGAAAAAGGTTACGATATAGCATACCTCAATGGCGATATCTGGATGGCTGTGGACAACTCAACAAGTCCAATCAGATGCTACGAGAAGGCCTCCGGAGGAGTGCTGGATGCGATTCCCGCGAGTATCGGGATCGGTTCGGACGTACACGGGGTCACCTGCGAGACTGGCACAGATGCTCCGTACCTCTGGGTGAGCAACCAGACAACGGACGAACTCTACAGGATCAACCTTTTTACCGGAATCGCTGACGATGATAAACCGCTTCTGTCAAACTTGCGGTTGTCCTGCAGTACCAACCCCTTTTATTCGTCCGTTGTGATAACCGGTAATGATTTTTTTGGTGCTTCTATCCTTGAAATATACGATGTAACGGGAAGAATTCTTGAGAGCGTGAGCTTCAGCGGTACATACACATGGAACGCAACCGGGATTCCCGATGGTGCCTATTTTGTGAATGTAAGCGATTGCGAAGGCAACAGAGAGTTTCTCAAGCTATTGAAACTCTAG
- a CDS encoding CotH kinase family protein produces MQIVLSAIIFLSSQGSLNSYHLQIDPLYLASLYADSLTDLQFPALIETSAGCCSCFAGFRGGTSLLCPKKSWKIEPSDPAMMNASHILLDAQYRDQSLMRNVLGLMLSRKLGFPASLTEHVEFYINDVYYGVYVQVERIDEYFYSRNDLGYGPLFKAVSHLGRFAWQPCDTLGSSGFDAKLGSEEYLQLVRSLIDNVNLRSPLSFNIEDFISNAAISLAIRDEDAIIKNFYLHLPPDGIWRYYPWDRDSSFGNRWNGVYEPEWVEDTSMYCFTISSLLTNLFFNSANRSMFEDYMLQIATIMEDDLPAVIDSIYLEIRESVYADTMKQGTNSDFDDAVEILRSSLIERADFLPEIAEAPTPLEVVSMTLSPWDFQPGSNTDSVTVTVEFEHPPDNPGANWWSCGSDVYYSSLTPIGASGCVWSRTIAFPSGIDHIKFAIVYSVETEEDQAIFHYPFYSFPTSSERRVCAPTARRSEYTAHHEDLEIFDPIRYTSFLWSIPIVNASSIPVDLSFYGFQAGDPPARLFAPEDEVMLPGDTLYLTNSEELLNRMLPDENIFGDLVLDSPAGTELRILDPSWATARAMTLGEEVQAGESNVPVILSEICFSGDAGDWIELFNPGINRADLSGFLIVDGQNHMSILPQGLLINPKNYLIICESYDSFRSVYEQDIDVIQGIDFGLNDVMDGVSLLDEDKPVFSVMYDSETWPISDDCVLSLISPRLPLAASSSWEGVELPGTPGAPNPGWPTILINPFIESLRPNPVLSSFSLDYIIPNLPGEALVYDISGRLVLQPQAIELFEGTLSCELPAALRAGVYFAVIRSAGGMASRKFILLR; encoded by the coding sequence ATGCAGATTGTTCTGAGCGCTATAATTTTTCTGAGCAGCCAGGGTTCACTGAACAGTTACCATCTGCAAATTGACCCTCTATACCTCGCTAGTCTTTACGCTGATTCACTTACCGACCTTCAGTTCCCTGCTCTCATCGAAACCAGCGCTGGCTGCTGCAGCTGCTTTGCGGGTTTCAGAGGGGGAACATCCCTCTTATGTCCCAAGAAAAGCTGGAAGATCGAACCGAGTGACCCGGCAATGATGAATGCATCGCATATACTCCTTGACGCCCAGTACAGAGACCAATCACTTATGCGAAACGTTCTCGGTCTTATGCTGTCTAGGAAGCTGGGATTCCCTGCTTCCCTTACGGAACATGTTGAATTCTATATAAATGATGTGTACTATGGCGTTTACGTTCAGGTTGAGAGAATTGATGAATATTTCTACAGCAGGAACGATCTGGGTTACGGCCCCCTCTTCAAAGCGGTAAGTCATCTTGGAAGATTCGCCTGGCAGCCCTGTGATACCCTTGGCTCATCGGGTTTTGACGCTAAGCTGGGCAGCGAAGAATATCTTCAACTTGTAAGAAGCCTTATAGACAATGTGAACCTTCGCTCACCACTGTCGTTCAACATTGAGGATTTCATCTCCAATGCCGCGATCAGCCTGGCTATAAGGGACGAGGACGCAATTATTAAGAATTTCTATCTTCACCTGCCTCCGGACGGTATCTGGAGGTATTACCCATGGGACCGAGACTCTTCTTTCGGCAACAGATGGAATGGGGTATACGAACCTGAATGGGTAGAGGATACATCAATGTACTGCTTCACAATATCATCATTGCTGACCAATCTCTTTTTCAACAGCGCAAATCGAAGCATGTTCGAAGATTACATGCTTCAGATCGCCACGATCATGGAGGATGATCTTCCGGCCGTCATTGACTCCATTTACCTTGAAATACGGGAGAGTGTATATGCCGATACAATGAAACAGGGTACAAACAGCGATTTTGATGACGCAGTTGAGATTCTCCGCAGTTCCTTGATAGAAAGAGCTGACTTCCTGCCGGAGATAGCGGAAGCTCCTACTCCACTGGAAGTCGTGTCAATGACCCTTTCGCCGTGGGATTTCCAGCCCGGCAGTAATACCGATTCGGTAACGGTAACGGTCGAGTTTGAACACCCTCCAGACAATCCCGGGGCAAACTGGTGGAGCTGCGGGTCCGATGTATACTACAGCAGTCTGACCCCGATTGGCGCATCAGGCTGTGTGTGGAGCAGAACAATTGCTTTTCCGTCAGGTATCGATCATATCAAATTCGCCATTGTCTATTCTGTCGAAACAGAGGAGGACCAGGCGATATTCCACTACCCGTTCTACAGCTTCCCGACATCTTCTGAACGCAGGGTCTGCGCACCGACGGCAAGAAGAAGTGAATACACTGCGCATCATGAGGATCTGGAAATATTCGATCCTATCAGATACACATCATTCCTGTGGTCGATTCCCATTGTAAACGCATCTTCGATCCCTGTCGATCTTTCTTTCTACGGATTTCAGGCGGGTGACCCTCCGGCAAGACTCTTCGCGCCGGAAGATGAGGTAATGCTTCCGGGAGATACTCTATACCTTACAAACAGCGAGGAACTTCTAAACAGGATGCTTCCCGATGAAAACATATTCGGGGATCTTGTGCTGGATTCCCCCGCCGGGACCGAACTTCGAATACTTGACCCGTCATGGGCAACAGCCAGAGCCATGACTCTCGGAGAAGAAGTGCAAGCCGGAGAATCGAATGTACCGGTAATACTGTCGGAAATCTGTTTCAGCGGTGATGCCGGGGACTGGATAGAACTGTTCAACCCCGGAATAAACAGAGCGGATCTCTCCGGATTTCTTATTGTTGATGGGCAGAACCATATGTCCATTCTTCCGCAAGGTCTGTTGATCAATCCCAAGAACTATCTGATCATCTGCGAATCATACGATTCGTTCCGCTCAGTTTACGAACAGGATATCGATGTGATTCAGGGTATTGATTTCGGGCTTAACGATGTAATGGATGGAGTATCTCTTCTCGATGAGGATAAGCCTGTTTTTTCGGTGATGTACGACAGCGAAACCTGGCCCATATCGGATGACTGCGTACTTTCACTTATCTCACCCAGATTGCCCCTTGCAGCTTCGTCAAGCTGGGAGGGAGTTGAGCTGCCCGGTACTCCGGGAGCTCCCAATCCCGGATGGCCGACAATCCTTATTAATCCATTTATCGAATCTCTGCGGCCTAATCCAGTTTTATCTTCGTTTTCGCTTGATTACATTATCCCGAATTTACCGGGAGAAGCACTTGTTTACGATATCTCAGGAAGACTGGTACTGCAGCCCCAGGCCATTGAATTGTTTGAAGGAACCTTATCCTGCGAGCTTCCTGCAGCACTGAGAGCGGGTGTATATTTTGCTGTGATCCGATCCGCTGGAGGCATGGCATCAAGGAAATTCATTCTTCTGCGATGA
- a CDS encoding DUF1353 domain-containing protein encodes MVVSPLSDGRTWVILRPFGYDVGNEGSSDTVRVRTGFMTDFASIPRLLWAFLPCWGRYGNAAVIHDWLYWIQKRSRKEADGIMLEGMTVLKVPAWQRYSIYLAVRAFGWMAWKRNQWDMNAGFQRVLINYNLKTGERSNRPGLISRSLQHLRNRSS; translated from the coding sequence CTGGTAGTCTCACCCCTGTCGGATGGAAGAACATGGGTAATACTTCGGCCCTTCGGCTACGATGTAGGGAATGAAGGCAGCAGTGATACGGTAAGGGTAAGAACGGGTTTCATGACGGATTTCGCATCAATTCCAAGGCTTCTCTGGGCTTTCCTACCCTGCTGGGGCAGATATGGCAACGCCGCAGTGATTCACGACTGGCTTTACTGGATACAGAAACGCTCAAGGAAGGAAGCGGACGGTATAATGCTCGAAGGAATGACCGTCCTGAAAGTTCCTGCCTGGCAAAGATATTCCATTTACTTGGCTGTAAGAGCATTCGGATGGATGGCATGGAAGCGAAACCAGTGGGACATGAACGCAGGTTTTCAAAGAGTTCTCATCAACTACAATCTCAAAACAGGCGAAAGGTCCAACCGCCCTGGTCTCATCTCCAGAAGCCTTCAGCATCTTCGGAACCGTTCTTCCTGA
- the ppdK gene encoding pyruvate, phosphate dikinase produces MDQKKYVYFFGGDETEGNRTQKELLGGKGANLAEMTRLGLPVPPGFTLSTEACSGYYTDGTEGTWPEGLEEQVKEKLALLERIEGKEFGEGEEPLLVSVRSGAAISMPGMMDTVLNLGLNENSIESLIKKTGNPRFVWDAYRRFIQMFGDVVMGIPHHTFEEALDGVKSSKGTDLDTELSTDDLKEVVSEFKKIYDREIGKPFPVNPWDQLKLSIDAVFGSWNNPRAIRYRQINGITGLVGTAVNVQTMVFGNMGDDSGTGVCFTRNPSNGENVFYGEYLMNAQGEDVVAGIRTPKPISTLRDVNESAYDELMKIRTILEEHYLDMQDVEFTIQEGKLYILQTRTGKRTVFAALNIAIDMAHEGLINRKTALGRVPTASFNQLFAPILDKASKENARYLTTGLSASPGGACGKAVFTADAAEEWAARGEDVILCRKETSPEDIGGMSVSKGIITSRGGMTSHAAVVARGMGLPCVAGASSLRVDSDSKKIVCEDIQINEGDIIALDGFTGEVFAGEVDVQSSEILSISSGDGDPSGSRLYQNYSELMTWANEYRRLGVRANAETVRDTRTAVNFGAEGIGLCRTEHMFFGDERIVSFRKLILVSEEVKSLKNEIASTEGDTSILENKLSGPLEDYNKALGELLPLQREDFAGIFRELDGRPCTVRLLDPPLHEFLPKDEKGQIEMSREMDMPVEKIKIIVDRLHEFNPMLGHRGCRLGLTYPEVSEMQVRAIMEAAIEVKQDGIEVLPEIMIPLVGHPEELRIARERAQVVIDEILSSGRFKDDYIKYRIGTMIEIPRAAVDAARIAEYADFFSFGTNDLTQMSCGFSRDDAAVFLEDYVKMGIYEEDPFSSIDIDGVGRFVEIGVFEGRKTKPDLKVGVCGEHGGDPKSIRFFNSVGLNYVSCSPFRVPVAKLAAAQAEIGDEM; encoded by the coding sequence ATGGATCAGAAGAAGTATGTCTACTTTTTCGGCGGTGATGAAACAGAAGGTAATCGTACACAGAAGGAACTTCTGGGAGGCAAGGGTGCCAATCTGGCTGAAATGACAAGACTTGGCCTTCCGGTGCCTCCGGGATTCACATTATCTACCGAGGCTTGTTCAGGTTATTACACAGACGGTACGGAAGGAACATGGCCGGAGGGTCTTGAAGAGCAGGTTAAGGAAAAGCTTGCCCTGCTTGAAAGGATCGAGGGAAAGGAATTCGGCGAAGGTGAAGAGCCTCTTCTGGTCTCTGTAAGAAGTGGCGCTGCCATTTCCATGCCGGGAATGATGGATACGGTATTGAATCTCGGACTTAATGAAAACTCAATAGAATCGCTGATCAAAAAAACAGGAAATCCAAGGTTCGTCTGGGATGCGTACAGAAGATTTATACAGATGTTCGGCGATGTGGTTATGGGAATTCCTCATCATACCTTCGAGGAAGCGCTTGATGGTGTGAAAAGCAGCAAGGGCACAGACCTTGATACAGAACTCTCCACTGATGACCTGAAGGAAGTTGTATCGGAGTTTAAAAAGATCTACGACAGAGAAATAGGTAAACCATTCCCGGTCAACCCATGGGATCAGCTGAAACTTTCAATTGATGCCGTATTCGGTTCCTGGAATAATCCGAGAGCTATACGCTACAGGCAGATCAACGGAATAACAGGTCTTGTGGGAACGGCTGTGAATGTTCAGACGATGGTGTTCGGTAATATGGGAGACGATTCGGGCACAGGGGTCTGCTTTACCAGGAATCCCTCGAACGGTGAGAATGTATTCTACGGTGAATATCTGATGAATGCTCAGGGTGAAGACGTGGTTGCCGGAATAAGAACCCCGAAACCTATTTCCACCCTTCGTGATGTGAACGAATCCGCCTACGATGAGTTGATGAAAATCAGAACAATCCTTGAGGAGCATTATCTTGACATGCAGGATGTCGAATTCACCATCCAGGAGGGGAAACTTTACATCCTTCAGACGAGAACGGGCAAAAGAACAGTATTCGCGGCGCTTAACATAGCAATTGATATGGCCCATGAAGGTCTTATTAACAGGAAAACAGCCTTAGGCCGTGTTCCCACCGCAAGTTTCAACCAGCTTTTTGCTCCGATCCTCGATAAAGCCAGTAAGGAGAATGCCAGGTATCTGACAACCGGGCTCAGTGCTTCTCCAGGAGGAGCATGCGGAAAGGCAGTATTCACCGCCGATGCCGCTGAAGAGTGGGCTGCCAGGGGAGAAGATGTAATACTGTGCAGAAAGGAAACGAGCCCCGAGGATATAGGCGGCATGTCGGTTTCAAAGGGAATAATTACATCCCGCGGTGGAATGACATCACACGCGGCTGTTGTAGCCAGAGGCATGGGGCTTCCATGTGTTGCTGGAGCCAGCAGTTTAAGAGTGGACAGCGACTCCAAAAAGATAGTATGCGAAGATATCCAGATCAACGAGGGTGATATCATTGCTCTTGATGGCTTTACCGGTGAGGTCTTTGCCGGTGAAGTAGATGTACAATCTTCTGAAATACTCTCCATATCCTCTGGCGATGGCGATCCTTCTGGATCAAGGCTGTATCAGAATTATTCGGAACTGATGACTTGGGCCAATGAATATAGAAGGCTTGGCGTCAGAGCGAACGCGGAAACCGTTCGTGATACCAGGACAGCTGTCAATTTCGGAGCTGAGGGTATCGGTCTTTGCAGAACCGAGCATATGTTCTTCGGAGATGAAAGAATAGTTTCATTCAGAAAACTCATTCTTGTTTCGGAAGAGGTAAAGAGTCTAAAAAATGAGATTGCCTCAACCGAGGGAGACACATCAATCCTTGAAAATAAGCTTTCAGGACCTCTTGAGGATTACAATAAAGCCCTTGGCGAACTCCTGCCCCTTCAGAGGGAGGATTTCGCCGGGATATTCAGGGAGCTTGACGGGCGGCCATGCACCGTAAGACTTCTTGATCCTCCGCTGCACGAATTCCTGCCAAAGGATGAAAAGGGGCAGATTGAGATGTCCAGGGAAATGGATATGCCGGTCGAAAAAATAAAAATCATCGTTGACAGGCTTCATGAATTCAATCCCATGCTCGGTCACAGAGGCTGCAGGCTGGGGCTTACCTATCCGGAGGTTTCGGAGATGCAGGTACGGGCTATTATGGAAGCTGCCATAGAGGTAAAGCAGGATGGTATTGAAGTACTCCCCGAAATAATGATTCCTCTCGTTGGGCATCCGGAAGAACTGCGGATAGCCAGGGAGAGGGCACAGGTAGTTATCGATGAAATCCTGAGCAGCGGAAGGTTCAAGGATGATTATATTAAGTACCGGATAGGTACTATGATTGAGATCCCCCGTGCGGCTGTAGATGCTGCGAGAATAGCTGAATACGCTGATTTCTTCAGTTTTGGCACAAACGATCTTACCCAGATGTCATGTGGATTCTCGAGGGATGACGCTGCTGTTTTCCTTGAAGATTACGTGAAGATGGGTATTTATGAAGAGGATCCTTTCTCATCAATAGATATTGACGGTGTTGGTCGTTTTGTTGAGATAGGAGTTTTCGAGGGCCGCAAAACAAAACCGGATCTAAAAGTTGGAGTTTGCGGAGAACACGGTGGTGACCCCAAGTCAATCCGCTTCTTCAATTCGGTGGGCCTGAATTACGTTTCCTGTTCCCCATTCAGGGTTCCTGTGGCGAAACTTGCAGCTGCCCAGGCTGAGATTGGCGATGAAATGTAG
- a CDS encoding OprO/OprP family phosphate-selective porin, with product MKHACIRILLMVLLITAAALADVDVENDRADSFTLSAYARIRFSEFGGALTIPNRSFGIESAGLTADFGITDNIKGQLQLETRPDEIFLKDCYILWESFDFLEVQAGRFKKPFCLNTLTSTWDLQAIAHSISHRELSNLLYSGRDIGSVFIVNPDVTGLPELSLGVFNGSPDWINQDNEIQYVGRAEFELPCDIVVGADLTSLRFGEEDEFSVDGYICSSKQVAIGGDLQLETKLAKDFSLLMRGEIVRGDNWANADVINGEIAPEFQTWWFTGGISWKTEKPSLESISASLSMASWKPDRSVDSREDELIFTVSVDTGTPVTIRAAMVNHRPHNIIFEEDRTDYILEAALDL from the coding sequence ATGAAACATGCCTGTATTCGCATTCTGCTGATGGTATTACTGATAACCGCTGCCGCACTGGCAGATGTCGATGTGGAGAATGACAGAGCGGATAGTTTCACTCTTTCAGCGTACGCCAGAATCAGATTCAGTGAATTCGGTGGAGCACTGACCATACCAAATCGCTCCTTTGGTATTGAATCTGCCGGTCTTACGGCCGATTTCGGTATTACGGACAACATCAAAGGCCAGCTTCAGCTGGAAACAAGACCTGATGAAATTTTCCTGAAAGACTGTTACATACTCTGGGAATCCTTCGATTTCCTTGAAGTTCAGGCCGGCCGTTTCAAGAAGCCATTCTGCCTTAATACCTTAACCAGCACATGGGACCTTCAGGCAATTGCCCATTCCATTTCGCACAGGGAATTGAGCAATCTTCTGTATTCAGGCAGAGACATAGGTTCAGTATTCATTGTGAATCCCGATGTTACAGGATTACCTGAATTGTCGCTGGGTGTGTTCAACGGTTCCCCGGACTGGATTAACCAGGACAACGAAATCCAGTACGTTGGCAGGGCTGAATTCGAGCTGCCTTGCGATATCGTTGTTGGTGCCGATCTCACATCGCTCCGGTTCGGCGAGGAGGATGAATTTTCTGTAGACGGTTACATATGCTCCTCAAAACAGGTAGCCATCGGTGGGGACCTCCAGCTCGAAACCAAGCTCGCGAAGGATTTCTCGCTGCTCATGCGAGGTGAAATCGTAAGGGGCGACAACTGGGCAAATGCTGATGTGATTAATGGGGAGATCGCTCCCGAATTTCAAACGTGGTGGTTCACTGGTGGAATCTCATGGAAAACCGAAAAACCTTCCCTTGAAAGTATCTCAGCGTCGTTAAGCATGGCATCATGGAAACCGGATCGATCCGTGGATTCCAGGGAAGATGAACTGATCTTCACAGTAAGTGTTGATACAGGCACCCCCGTAACAATCAGGGCCGCAATGGTGAATCACCGCCCCCATAATATCATCTTTGAGGAAGACCGCACCGATTATATACTTGAGGCCGCACTGGATCTCTGA